In the Streptomyces sp. f51 genome, one interval contains:
- a CDS encoding acyltransferase has product MSTAERGAYGTRGPSDTVALRVDPDLIPTPRAPQPEEAAPAPARKPGRDRYLDLLRALALVRVVVYHNFSWTWLPIVFPSMGVMFALAGSLMVRSLNRPALSVIRGRLRRLLPPMWLFGAVVVPLMLLQGWRPDAAHHPDWWWADLAYWVLPFSEPPFGATLHTFGGHLPSSWAEQICVPLWYLRAYLWYVLLSPLLLKAMRKMPWVTLLVPLALAFLINSGLIDQSGRLMEAATDFTTFGSCWLLGMAHQEGLLRRIPQYIVPSVAPLVLMFGLWWLLRAPVDNPRIGHDLEAVPVAQAIWSFGAVMLLLHLSPSWEQWPKPLERFNGVISLLNSRAVTVYLWHSFALVLTEPLIDQLWNNTFFYDHAQWLLVSQWTPLAVAVPLICLAIVLFGWIEDVAAKRRPRLFPYPGRSKGGRRRGR; this is encoded by the coding sequence ATGAGTACCGCAGAACGGGGTGCCTACGGCACCCGAGGCCCTTCCGACACGGTCGCCCTGAGGGTGGACCCCGACCTGATACCCACGCCGCGCGCCCCGCAGCCCGAGGAGGCCGCCCCCGCACCCGCGCGGAAGCCCGGCCGTGACCGCTACCTCGACCTGCTGCGGGCGCTCGCCCTGGTCCGCGTGGTGGTCTACCACAACTTCAGCTGGACCTGGCTGCCGATCGTCTTCCCCTCCATGGGCGTGATGTTCGCGCTCGCCGGCTCGCTGATGGTGCGCTCCCTGAACCGGCCGGCGCTGAGCGTGATCCGCGGCCGGCTGCGCCGTCTGCTGCCGCCGATGTGGCTGTTCGGCGCGGTCGTGGTCCCGCTGATGCTGCTCCAGGGCTGGCGGCCCGACGCCGCCCACCACCCCGACTGGTGGTGGGCCGATCTGGCGTACTGGGTCCTGCCGTTCAGCGAACCGCCCTTCGGGGCGACGCTGCACACCTTCGGCGGGCACCTGCCGAGCTCCTGGGCCGAGCAGATCTGTGTGCCGCTCTGGTACCTGCGCGCCTACCTCTGGTACGTACTGCTGTCGCCGCTCCTGCTCAAGGCGATGCGGAAAATGCCCTGGGTCACCCTGCTGGTGCCGCTGGCGCTCGCGTTCCTCATCAACTCCGGACTGATCGACCAGTCCGGCCGGCTGATGGAAGCCGCCACCGACTTCACCACCTTCGGCTCCTGCTGGCTGCTCGGCATGGCCCACCAGGAGGGGCTGCTCCGCAGGATCCCGCAGTACATCGTGCCGTCCGTGGCGCCGCTGGTGCTCATGTTCGGCCTGTGGTGGCTGCTGCGGGCGCCGGTGGACAACCCCCGGATCGGGCACGACCTGGAAGCGGTGCCGGTCGCCCAGGCGATCTGGTCGTTCGGCGCCGTGATGCTGCTGCTCCACCTGAGCCCGTCCTGGGAGCAGTGGCCCAAGCCGCTGGAGAGGTTCAACGGCGTGATCAGCCTGCTCAACTCCCGCGCGGTCACCGTCTATCTGTGGCACTCGTTCGCGCTGGTGCTGACCGAGCCGCTGATCGACCAGCTGTGGAACAACACCTTCTTCTACGACCACGCGCAGTGGCTGCTGGTGAGCCAGTGGACCCCGCTGGCGGTCGCGGTTCCGCTGATCTGCCTGGCGATCGTGCTCTTCGGCTGGATCGAGGACGTGGCCGCCAAGCGCCGGCCCCGCCTCTTCCCGTACCCGGGGCGCTCCAAGGGGGGCCGCCGGCGCGGGCGTTAG
- a CDS encoding glycosyl hydrolase, with the protein MAIASRRSRLTVAAILMIAVSLLADACGGTGSGSGAKTGATTAPAAHFQVTSLLKPSGRALGVVDDKTPWQYGIVTTFAKEAGRTPDIREYYSSWGDDFDTEGNAFLWQHGQLPMMALVPSDTSLADIGKGQDDAYIRQLASQIAAYDGPLALSFAGEMNGPWNSWGPGHAKPADFVAAWKHVHDVFAAQGVTNVIWVWTPHVVDSGTTAKLRPYYPGSAYVDWVGLIGYYGPIDGVAFSSLFAPTLREVAAFSGKPVLIAETGVAQSEGKEAHIRDLFQGAAKAGVIGLVWYDQRKDWPGGKQLMDWRISTSVGSLAAFQVESTRSKFGHSFKNG; encoded by the coding sequence ATGGCCATAGCCAGCCGCCGCAGCCGCCTGACGGTCGCCGCGATCCTCATGATCGCCGTCTCGCTCCTGGCGGACGCCTGCGGCGGCACGGGAAGCGGGAGCGGCGCGAAGACGGGTGCGACCACCGCCCCGGCCGCGCACTTCCAGGTCACGTCCCTGCTCAAGCCGTCCGGCCGCGCGCTGGGTGTCGTCGACGACAAGACGCCCTGGCAGTACGGCATCGTCACCACCTTCGCCAAAGAGGCCGGGCGGACCCCTGACATCCGCGAGTACTACAGCTCCTGGGGCGACGACTTCGACACCGAGGGCAACGCCTTCCTGTGGCAGCACGGTCAGCTGCCGATGATGGCGCTGGTGCCCTCCGACACCTCGCTCGCCGACATCGGCAAGGGCCAGGACGACGCGTACATCCGCCAGTTGGCGAGCCAGATCGCCGCCTACGACGGCCCGTTGGCCCTCTCCTTCGCCGGCGAGATGAACGGTCCGTGGAACTCCTGGGGTCCCGGGCACGCCAAGCCCGCCGACTTCGTCGCGGCCTGGAAGCACGTGCACGACGTCTTCGCCGCGCAGGGCGTCACCAACGTGATCTGGGTGTGGACCCCGCACGTGGTCGACTCGGGAACCACCGCGAAGTTGCGCCCCTACTACCCGGGCAGCGCCTACGTCGACTGGGTCGGCCTCATCGGCTACTACGGGCCCATCGACGGCGTCGCCTTCTCCAGCCTGTTCGCCCCCACCCTGCGCGAGGTCGCGGCCTTCTCCGGCAAGCCGGTGCTGATCGCCGAGACCGGGGTGGCGCAGAGCGAAGGCAAGGAGGCGCACATCCGTGACCTGTTCCAGGGCGCCGCGAAAGCCGGCGTCATCGGGCTCGTCTGGTACGACCAGCGCAAGGACTGGCCGGGCGGAAAACAGCTGATGGACTGGCGTATCAGCACGTCGGTGGGCTCGCTGGCCGCTTTCCAGGTGGAGTCGACCCGGAGCAAGTTCGGCCATTCGTTCAAGAACGGCTGA
- a CDS encoding bifunctional polysaccharide deacetylase/glycosyltransferase family 2 protein, whose product MVLRGMANNEVFHDERIATSVDKVTVPTSVLEGGPVVDARGDKNGKPVSYTIPNKTVVLSFDDGPSPQWTPKILEVLKREHVRADFFVTGSMVTRNPALIRRIVADGHEIGLHTFTHPDLALHSGSRLTWELGETQLALAGVAGIHSSLFRPPYSSTVDALDDWSWPVTKQAGSEGYLTTFINKDTDDWKRPGVDSIVKAAMPDLPGQGEMILLHDAGGNRSQTLTALPIIIEKLKAQGYTFKTTGEALGTGSANTKVTSYNLWVGKAFLWCTTFSVWLMPFLVGLLAVVGALVMARFVLMLLLSAIHVRRIRKPGFTWGDPVTEPVTVVVPAYNEQECITNTLLSLAASDYPIEVIVVDDGSTDDTSAIVEELDLPMVRLIRQPNSGKPTALNTGVAAASYDLIVMMDGDTVFEPSTVRELVQPFGDPRVGAVAGNAKVGNRDTLIGAWQHIEYVMGFNLDRRMYDVLNCMPTIPGAVGGFRRSALEEAGGMSDETLAEDTDVTMALHRAGWRVVYAENARAWTEAPVSMKQLWSQRYRWSYGTMQAMWKHRHALLERGAAGHFGRVGLPFVALFMVVTPLLAPAFDIGMVYGVVFVDAYKTLAAWFAVMALQAVCAWWSFRLDKEKAWHLITLPAQQVVYRVLMYMVLMQSAITALTGGRLRWQKLKRTGEVGLDVTTGAMTS is encoded by the coding sequence ATGGTGCTCCGGGGCATGGCGAACAACGAGGTCTTCCACGACGAGCGCATCGCCACCTCCGTGGACAAGGTCACCGTCCCGACCAGCGTGCTGGAAGGCGGTCCGGTCGTCGACGCGCGCGGCGACAAGAACGGCAAGCCGGTCAGCTACACGATCCCGAACAAGACGGTCGTCCTCAGCTTCGACGACGGACCGTCCCCCCAGTGGACGCCGAAGATCCTCGAGGTGCTGAAGCGCGAGCACGTCCGCGCCGACTTCTTCGTCACCGGTTCGATGGTCACGCGCAACCCGGCGCTGATCCGGCGGATCGTGGCCGACGGCCACGAGATCGGCCTGCACACCTTCACCCACCCCGACCTCGCGCTGCACTCCGGCAGCCGGCTCACCTGGGAACTGGGCGAGACCCAGCTCGCGCTGGCCGGTGTCGCCGGCATCCACTCCAGCCTGTTCCGCCCGCCCTACTCCTCCACGGTGGACGCGCTGGACGACTGGTCGTGGCCGGTGACCAAGCAGGCCGGGTCCGAGGGGTACCTGACCACCTTCATCAACAAGGACACCGACGACTGGAAGCGCCCCGGCGTCGACTCCATCGTCAAGGCCGCCATGCCCGACCTGCCCGGCCAGGGCGAGATGATCCTGCTGCACGACGCGGGCGGCAACCGGTCGCAGACGCTGACCGCGCTGCCGATCATCATCGAGAAGCTCAAGGCCCAGGGCTACACCTTCAAGACCACCGGCGAGGCGCTCGGCACCGGCTCCGCCAATACGAAGGTCACCAGCTACAACCTGTGGGTCGGCAAGGCGTTCCTGTGGTGCACCACCTTCTCGGTGTGGCTGATGCCGTTCCTGGTCGGGCTGCTCGCGGTCGTCGGCGCGCTGGTCATGGCGCGGTTCGTGCTGATGCTGCTGCTCTCGGCCATCCACGTACGGCGCATCCGCAAACCGGGCTTCACCTGGGGTGATCCGGTCACCGAACCGGTCACCGTGGTCGTCCCCGCGTACAACGAGCAGGAGTGCATCACCAACACCCTGCTCTCGCTGGCCGCGAGCGACTACCCCATCGAGGTCATCGTGGTCGACGACGGGTCGACCGACGACACCTCCGCCATCGTCGAGGAACTCGACCTGCCGATGGTCCGCCTGATCCGGCAGCCGAACAGCGGCAAGCCGACCGCCCTCAACACCGGTGTGGCCGCCGCCTCGTACGACCTGATCGTCATGATGGACGGCGACACGGTCTTCGAGCCGTCCACCGTGCGGGAACTGGTGCAGCCCTTCGGCGATCCGCGCGTCGGCGCGGTCGCGGGCAACGCCAAGGTCGGCAACCGCGACACGCTGATCGGCGCCTGGCAGCACATCGAGTACGTCATGGGCTTCAACCTCGACCGCCGGATGTACGACGTGCTCAACTGCATGCCGACCATCCCCGGCGCCGTGGGCGGCTTCCGCCGCTCCGCGCTCGAGGAGGCCGGCGGCATGAGCGACGAGACCCTCGCCGAGGACACCGACGTGACCATGGCCCTGCACCGGGCCGGCTGGCGGGTCGTCTACGCGGAGAACGCCCGGGCCTGGACCGAGGCGCCCGTCAGCATGAAGCAGCTGTGGTCGCAGCGCTACCGCTGGAGCTACGGCACCATGCAGGCGATGTGGAAGCACCGGCACGCGCTCCTGGAGCGCGGCGCGGCCGGCCACTTCGGCCGCGTGGGCCTGCCGTTCGTCGCCCTGTTCATGGTGGTCACCCCGCTGCTCGCGCCCGCCTTCGACATCGGCATGGTCTACGGCGTGGTCTTCGTCGACGCCTACAAGACCCTGGCCGCGTGGTTCGCGGTGATGGCCCTCCAGGCCGTCTGCGCCTGGTGGTCCTTCCGGCTGGACAAGGAGAAGGCGTGGCATCTGATCACGCTGCCGGCCCAGCAGGTGGTCTACCGCGTGCTCATGTACATGGTGCTGATGCAGTCCGCCATCACCGCTCTGACGGGAGGCCGGTTGCGCTGGCAGAAGCTGAAGCGCACCGGCGAGGTGGGGCTCGATGTCACAACGGGGGCGATGACTTCATGA